In a single window of the Tellurirhabdus bombi genome:
- a CDS encoding RagB/SusD family nutrient uptake outer membrane protein, whose protein sequence is MLRKFKTITLAVGIAAFSVTGCNDDFVNTQPLDQVAGSAVWSDAALAEAFVTGIYAGLGQGGLYEEQLSSFTDEAIFTHPGRNITTITEGRSNPADPGSINETREWNNMYLRIRAANLALANLAEPKFANTNKIVERLRGEARFLRAYYYHQLVRYYGGVPLIDRPYELGEADYLVTRNTMEECINFIVKDCEEAATLLKGMSMAKGRANEVSALALKARILTYAASDLYDVATAKSKSTVHAAYTNSALLGYTTGTRTERWTKAQAAAKAVLDQTSYGFMLNMTAPASKEDGTANYMNIALSRNGGDRDVLLSRSFINEKQEAGGQVGLHNGPNGYHNWAGNTPVSLLVDDFEMMDGSKFSWSDPAKAATPYANRDPRLYATILYDGATWKPRTADVAAKDPVNQIQTGTYEVVNASGAKTMIAGLDTRKSSVEDWNGSYTGYYQRKFTDPNPAIVDQNTYQQIPWPFFRYTEAALNYVEACIELGQDAEAKLWLNRIRFRAGMPAITETGTALRDRYRNERRIELVFEEHRYHDARRWMIAPTTLGRKANTISITGMLKAGKTVSLYKYDPTSYDYTYKVVEIDPGKENRSWADKLYYLPIHRDEMNRNNKLIQNPGY, encoded by the coding sequence ATGCTACGAAAATTTAAAACCATAACATTAGCCGTTGGTATTGCCGCCTTTTCCGTAACAGGTTGTAACGACGATTTTGTGAATACCCAGCCACTTGATCAAGTTGCCGGTTCGGCTGTCTGGTCAGATGCGGCTTTGGCCGAAGCCTTTGTCACCGGAATTTACGCCGGCCTAGGGCAGGGCGGACTTTACGAAGAGCAACTTTCGTCATTCACCGACGAAGCGATTTTTACGCACCCTGGTCGGAATATTACTACCATCACCGAGGGTCGATCAAACCCAGCTGATCCAGGTTCGATCAACGAAACGCGCGAATGGAACAATATGTACCTGCGTATCCGGGCGGCCAACCTAGCTCTTGCCAACTTGGCGGAGCCAAAGTTTGCCAATACCAACAAAATTGTTGAGCGGTTGCGGGGCGAAGCCAGGTTCCTACGCGCCTACTATTACCATCAGTTGGTACGGTATTACGGTGGGGTTCCCCTCATCGACCGGCCCTACGAACTGGGTGAAGCAGATTACTTGGTCACTCGGAACACGATGGAAGAATGTATCAACTTCATTGTGAAAGACTGCGAGGAAGCTGCAACTCTGCTGAAAGGCATGTCAATGGCGAAAGGCCGGGCTAACGAAGTATCGGCGCTAGCACTGAAAGCCCGTATTTTAACGTATGCGGCCAGTGATCTTTATGACGTGGCTACGGCAAAATCAAAGTCGACCGTTCATGCTGCGTATACCAACTCGGCGCTGCTTGGTTACACAACAGGCACCCGGACTGAACGCTGGACCAAAGCACAAGCCGCTGCTAAAGCTGTTCTCGATCAAACCAGCTACGGATTTATGTTGAACATGACGGCCCCGGCTTCGAAAGAAGATGGAACCGCCAACTACATGAATATCGCTCTGTCGCGCAACGGTGGTGATCGGGATGTGCTTTTGTCTCGTTCGTTCATCAATGAAAAGCAGGAAGCGGGCGGTCAGGTAGGCTTGCACAACGGCCCCAACGGCTACCACAACTGGGCGGGTAATACGCCGGTTTCGCTGCTGGTGGATGACTTCGAAATGATGGACGGTAGCAAGTTCAGCTGGAGTGACCCGGCCAAAGCCGCCACGCCGTATGCTAACCGCGACCCTCGTCTATACGCTACGATTCTATACGATGGTGCTACCTGGAAACCCCGGACGGCAGACGTTGCGGCTAAAGATCCAGTTAACCAGATTCAGACGGGAACGTACGAAGTGGTGAACGCATCCGGTGCCAAAACGATGATTGCCGGTCTGGATACTCGTAAGAGTTCAGTGGAAGACTGGAACGGTAGCTACACAGGATATTACCAACGCAAGTTCACCGATCCGAACCCAGCTATTGTTGATCAGAACACCTACCAGCAAATTCCTTGGCCGTTCTTCCGCTACACGGAAGCCGCGCTGAACTACGTAGAAGCTTGTATCGAACTGGGTCAGGATGCTGAAGCAAAACTGTGGCTAAACCGTATCCGCTTCCGGGCCGGTATGCCGGCCATTACTGAAACTGGTACTGCATTGCGGGATCGGTACCGGAATGAGCGCCGGATTGAGCTGGTCTTTGAAGAGCATCGCTATCACGATGCCCGTCGCTGGATGATTGCTCCTACTACGCTGGGTCGCAAAGCCAATACCATCAGCATTACAGGGATGCTAAAGGCGGGTAAAACGGTATCACTCTACAAATATGATCCGACCAGCTATGATTATACGTACAAAGTTGTCGAGATCGATCCGGGTAAAGAAAACCGCTCTTGGGCAGATAAGTTATATTACCTGCCGATTCACCGCGATGAGATGAACCGAAATAATAAGCTGATACAAAACCCAGGTTATTAG
- a CDS encoding SusC/RagA family TonB-linked outer membrane protein: MSLSIFAQVRVSGTITSEQGETLPGVSIVVKGTTQGTTSNADGVYSVNVPNQNSVLIFSFIGYVNQEVTVGSRTTINIKMGVDNKTLSEVVVVGYGTQKKETVTGSVVSVKGSDLVKSPTTNLSNSIAGRLPGVVAVNRSGEPGYDGSTIRIRGTNTLGNNSALIVVDGVPARSGGLERINPNDIENISVLKDASAAIYGSRAANGVILITTKRGKTGKPQLSYSFNQGFSQPTIVPKLANAAEYAKMLNDLNVYELPVAEWGAATQAYTATGSYTRPDGTVRKAPYSPDDITKYNDGSDPWGHPNTDWYKSTLKTWSPQQQHNLQITGGTEDVKYLASLGYQDQDAYYKRSATGYKQYDLRVNLDANINKYIHLAVGLLGREEFRFYPTRGAGAIFRMQMRGKPNQPAFWPDGRPGPDIENGENPVVITTNDTGYDKDKQDYFQTNGQLDIKIPGIEGLKFSGTAAIDKRLRSRRLWQTPWTLYERGTGVDANGNPNLIASKRGPAEPRLNLYSENQLNILLGGIVNYERKFGADHGLTVLAGVNRETITGEGFDAYRRFFISPAIDQLFAGGDLEKNNNGSAYERARINYFGRVAYNYKEKYLAEFLWRYDGSDIFPQATRYGFFPGFLAGWVISEESFLKNSIPAINYLKLRGSWGQLGNDQIYLPNTTNLATYQYLATYGFNTYIINNQQQKTLTEARIPNPSITWEVANNADIGLEGQLFNGKINFEFDYFNNLRTSILYPRNASIPRTTGLVLPPENIGKVRNSGFDGQIGYNGQARDLKFTVSINGGYAQNKILFWDEAPGAPDWQRTTGMPINSYLAYQYDGVFKDQADIDANGLDYSAIVKTLRPGDMKYKDIGGRDANGNFVNQPDGKITPDDRIRNKRTNLPLFQGGMNITAAYKNFDLTILFQGSAGAQQYISLGESGNIGNFLKEIYTDRWTVENPSSVHPRIANRSDQYYSNNNTYWLRSADYIRLKNLEIGYTIPEKFGKKVGMSSFRLYANGLNLATLFNKLGSFDPEADNATGQYYPQARVINFGASIRF; this comes from the coding sequence ATGTCGTTAAGTATTTTTGCTCAGGTAAGGGTTAGCGGTACTATTACTAGCGAGCAGGGAGAGACGTTACCGGGGGTAAGTATTGTGGTAAAAGGCACCACACAGGGTACTACCTCCAATGCAGATGGTGTGTATTCAGTTAATGTTCCCAATCAAAACAGTGTACTTATTTTCTCTTTTATTGGGTATGTTAACCAAGAAGTTACGGTTGGGAGCCGAACTACAATCAACATAAAAATGGGGGTTGACAATAAGACCCTGAGTGAAGTTGTTGTTGTTGGTTACGGTACGCAGAAGAAAGAAACGGTAACAGGATCGGTTGTTTCGGTAAAAGGAAGCGATCTGGTGAAGTCGCCAACGACTAACCTGTCAAATTCCATTGCGGGTCGGCTACCGGGCGTTGTGGCTGTAAACCGCAGTGGGGAGCCGGGTTATGACGGTTCGACTATTCGGATTCGTGGAACAAACACGCTAGGTAACAACAGTGCCTTAATCGTTGTCGACGGTGTTCCGGCTCGTTCAGGAGGTCTGGAGCGGATCAACCCAAATGATATTGAAAACATTTCGGTCTTGAAAGATGCCTCAGCCGCTATCTATGGTTCACGGGCTGCCAACGGGGTTATTCTAATCACTACCAAGCGGGGTAAGACTGGTAAACCGCAATTGTCGTACTCATTCAACCAGGGTTTTTCGCAGCCGACGATTGTGCCAAAACTGGCTAACGCGGCTGAGTACGCTAAAATGCTGAATGACCTGAACGTTTATGAACTACCAGTGGCAGAATGGGGCGCGGCTACGCAAGCTTACACAGCCACAGGTTCTTACACTCGCCCGGACGGAACGGTTCGGAAGGCACCTTACTCACCAGACGATATTACTAAGTACAACGATGGTTCAGATCCTTGGGGTCACCCAAATACCGACTGGTATAAATCTACGCTGAAAACTTGGTCTCCGCAGCAGCAGCACAACCTGCAAATTACGGGTGGTACGGAAGATGTCAAATACTTGGCTTCGCTGGGTTACCAAGACCAGGATGCCTACTACAAAAGATCAGCAACGGGTTACAAACAGTATGACCTGCGCGTGAACCTGGACGCTAACATCAACAAATACATCCACTTAGCCGTTGGTTTGCTGGGCCGTGAAGAATTCCGGTTCTATCCAACGCGCGGTGCTGGTGCCATCTTCCGGATGCAGATGCGTGGTAAGCCAAACCAACCGGCTTTCTGGCCCGATGGTCGTCCGGGTCCTGACATCGAAAATGGTGAAAACCCCGTCGTAATTACTACCAATGATACGGGCTACGACAAAGACAAGCAGGATTATTTCCAGACGAACGGCCAGTTGGACATCAAAATCCCCGGCATTGAAGGACTGAAATTTTCGGGTACCGCGGCTATTGACAAGCGGTTACGCAGCCGTCGGTTGTGGCAGACGCCCTGGACGTTGTACGAACGTGGTACGGGCGTTGATGCGAATGGTAATCCAAACCTGATTGCTAGCAAGCGCGGACCGGCTGAACCCCGGTTGAACCTCTACAGCGAAAACCAGTTGAACATCCTGTTAGGCGGTATTGTCAACTACGAACGGAAATTCGGTGCAGATCATGGTTTGACTGTGCTGGCCGGGGTTAACCGTGAAACCATCACTGGTGAAGGATTTGATGCTTACCGCCGGTTCTTCATTTCTCCGGCCATTGACCAGCTTTTTGCCGGTGGTGACCTGGAGAAAAACAACAATGGTAGCGCTTACGAACGCGCCCGGATCAACTATTTTGGTCGGGTAGCCTACAACTACAAGGAGAAATACTTGGCGGAATTCCTCTGGCGTTACGATGGCTCTGACATCTTCCCGCAAGCTACTCGCTACGGTTTCTTCCCAGGCTTCCTGGCAGGCTGGGTTATTTCGGAAGAAAGCTTCCTGAAAAACTCTATTCCGGCCATCAACTACCTGAAATTGCGCGGTTCGTGGGGCCAGTTAGGTAATGACCAGATTTACTTGCCTAACACAACTAACCTAGCTACCTACCAGTACCTGGCAACTTACGGCTTCAACACCTACATCATCAACAACCAGCAGCAGAAGACGCTGACGGAGGCCCGGATTCCAAACCCATCGATTACTTGGGAAGTAGCCAACAATGCTGATATCGGTTTGGAAGGTCAGTTGTTCAACGGTAAGATCAATTTTGAATTTGACTACTTCAACAACCTGCGGACGTCAATCCTTTACCCGCGTAACGCATCCATTCCCCGCACCACGGGTCTGGTCCTGCCTCCAGAAAATATCGGAAAGGTACGGAACAGCGGTTTCGATGGTCAGATTGGCTACAACGGTCAGGCAAGAGATCTGAAATTTACGGTTAGCATAAACGGTGGTTATGCACAAAACAAAATCCTTTTCTGGGACGAGGCGCCGGGCGCTCCTGACTGGCAACGGACGACGGGTATGCCAATCAACTCGTACCTGGCTTATCAGTATGATGGTGTTTTTAAAGATCAGGCTGATATCGACGCTAACGGGCTTGATTATTCGGCCATCGTTAAAACCCTGCGCCCTGGCGACATGAAGTACAAGGATATTGGGGGTCGTGATGCCAACGGAAACTTCGTCAACCAGCCTGACGGTAAAATTACGCCGGATGACCGGATTCGTAACAAACGGACAAACTTGCCACTTTTCCAAGGTGGGATGAACATCACGGCTGCTTACAAAAACTTTGACTTGACCATCCTGTTCCAAGGGTCGGCAGGTGCGCAGCAGTACATCAGCTTGGGTGAGTCTGGAAACATCGGTAACTTCCTGAAGGAAATCTACACAGACCGCTGGACTGTTGAAAACCCGAGCAGCGTTCACCCACGGATTGCCAACCGGAGCGACCAGTATTATTCCAACAACAATACCTACTGGCTGCGTTCAGCAGATTACATCCGTCTGAAAAACCTCGAAATTGGCTATACCATTCCAGAGAAGTTTGGAAAAAAAGTGGGTATGAGCAGTTTCCGTCTATATGCTAATGGATTAAACTTGGCAACCCTCTTTAACAAGTTGGGCTCATTTGACCCGGAAGCGGACAATGCAACAGGCCAATACTATCCACAGGCACGAGTAATCAACTTTGGTGCGTCGATTCGTTTTTAA
- a CDS encoding RNA polymerase sigma factor — protein MLFRKQSSFDERDLGSVIAACRLGNTRAQQVLFKQFFGYAKSICLRYTSSTEEAEDVLSESFLKVFQRLDQYDGVHPFRAWLRSILINTALSYYRKYHKLDTEAGLDPNMTIPFNDDVIERLTAEEILDLVQKLPPVQRAVFSLHVVDGYTLHEVAEMMEMNEVTVRSHFYRSRLRLQQAIRVAYPHFFSTDPSIPIRYYEN, from the coding sequence TTGTTATTCCGAAAACAATCCTCGTTTGACGAGCGTGACCTGGGAAGTGTCATAGCTGCCTGCCGTCTTGGCAATACCCGTGCTCAGCAGGTGCTGTTTAAGCAGTTTTTTGGGTATGCCAAGAGTATTTGCCTGCGGTATACATCTTCAACCGAGGAAGCCGAAGATGTGCTCAGTGAAAGCTTCCTGAAAGTGTTTCAGCGCCTGGATCAATACGATGGTGTGCATCCGTTCCGTGCCTGGCTGCGTAGTATTCTCATCAATACCGCCCTAAGTTATTATCGGAAATATCATAAGCTGGATACAGAGGCGGGGCTGGATCCAAATATGACTATTCCATTTAATGATGACGTTATAGAGCGACTAACTGCCGAAGAAATTCTGGATTTGGTACAAAAATTACCTCCTGTTCAACGTGCGGTTTTCTCACTGCACGTTGTAGATGGCTATACGTTACACGAAGTAGCAGAAATGATGGAAATGAATGAAGTAACCGTACGTTCTCATTTTTACCGGTCGCGGTTGCGTTTGCAGCAGGCCATTCGCGTAGCTTACCCTCATTTTTTTTCAACTGATCCTTCGATTCCGATACGATATTATGAAAACTGA
- a CDS encoding Rieske (2Fe-2S) protein yields the protein MNRLEFLKSMGLTGAALLAALTSCQPDSEAVLPLGPVDFDLDLTDPAYFALHQAGGYVIQYGVVVARTVQETFVAVTQTCSHKGQQQVVFKNDEFYCTAHGARYDTTGKGLNTNGKRGLTTYRTEQSGSILRVYA from the coding sequence ATGAATCGTCTTGAGTTTTTAAAATCCATGGGTCTGACTGGTGCTGCCCTGTTAGCTGCCCTGACTTCCTGCCAACCGGATAGCGAGGCCGTTCTGCCCCTCGGCCCAGTAGACTTTGATCTTGATTTGACCGACCCGGCCTACTTTGCCTTGCACCAAGCGGGCGGCTATGTTATCCAGTACGGCGTTGTGGTGGCTCGCACCGTGCAGGAAACCTTTGTAGCTGTCACCCAGACTTGTAGCCACAAGGGCCAACAGCAGGTCGTTTTTAAAAATGATGAATTCTATTGTACCGCCCACGGTGCCCGCTATGACACCACCGGAAAGGGTCTGAACACGAATGGCAAGCGAGGACTCACCACCTACCGAACCGAGCAGTCGGGGTCTATTTTACGCGTATACGCTTAA
- a CDS encoding Spy/CpxP family protein refolding chaperone, giving the protein MWPRFNRSHQPHSFLTEKLDFTQEQQKEYKRLKEAHFKQIRPMMDKMQRDKQAFFGQVGKTTVSDSALLKQARKIEEQIAQVDVRTYRHFEKISALCTPEQRKKLQQVLKERRTRWARRGHGPGQKPDQ; this is encoded by the coding sequence ATGTGGCCGCGCTTCAACCGCTCGCATCAGCCCCATTCGTTCCTGACCGAAAAACTTGATTTTACGCAGGAGCAGCAGAAAGAATATAAAAGGTTAAAAGAAGCGCATTTTAAGCAGATTCGTCCAATGATGGATAAGATGCAGCGCGATAAACAGGCGTTCTTCGGGCAGGTCGGAAAAACTACCGTGAGTGATTCGGCACTGTTGAAGCAGGCCCGGAAGATCGAAGAGCAGATTGCGCAGGTCGATGTGCGGACATATCGACACTTCGAGAAAATCAGCGCCCTTTGTACGCCGGAGCAGCGAAAAAAATTGCAGCAGGTTCTGAAAGAGCGGCGGACACGATGGGCCCGGCGCGGGCACGGTCCCGGGCAAAAGCCTGATCAGTAA
- a CDS encoding RNA polymerase sigma factor: MQDIEFITALKSGNESAFRWLVETYQDRIYRLVLVLVPQPDEAEDVTQEVFIEVYETIHQFRGEASLFTWLYRLATSRALAHHRHRKAKKRFAFLTSLFGEDDELVHQPVTVDHPGRILENEERRQLLINAIGRLADQQKVAFTLHYLEGIDYQNIASVMQTSVSAVESLLHRAKQNLRKYLGTYYNDTKHQ, from the coding sequence TTGCAGGATATAGAATTCATAACCGCCCTAAAATCCGGCAACGAATCGGCTTTCCGTTGGTTGGTGGAGACGTATCAGGACCGCATTTATCGGTTGGTGCTGGTGCTGGTTCCGCAGCCCGATGAGGCTGAAGACGTGACGCAGGAGGTTTTTATTGAAGTTTATGAAACCATCCACCAGTTTCGCGGGGAGGCGAGTCTTTTTACGTGGCTGTACCGATTGGCCACTTCGCGAGCTTTGGCGCACCACCGGCACCGAAAAGCAAAAAAACGGTTCGCCTTTCTGACCAGCCTGTTTGGGGAAGATGACGAGTTGGTGCACCAGCCCGTCACGGTTGATCATCCCGGACGGATACTGGAAAATGAAGAACGCAGGCAATTATTAATAAATGCCATTGGCCGATTGGCTGATCAGCAAAAAGTAGCCTTTACCCTGCATTATCTGGAAGGTATTGACTACCAGAACATTGCCAGCGTTATGCAAACGTCTGTTTCGGCGGTCGAATCGCTGCTGCATCGGGCAAAGCAAAATTTGCGTAAGTATTTAGGAACGTATTATAACGATACCAAACATCAATAA
- a CDS encoding glycoside hydrolase family 88/105 protein: MPVISPKYRFGQAAPILLLGAFLLSQSANAQQPAPKANDSTTPLHLLKPDYKIPYGQPSVKDVTAVLDRVHRYLDAATPAQLVDRQTSQPITDLSKFNSNAVFKQGDFRLISYEWGVTYAGMLLASEATGDPRYAAYTNQRLAFISSLVPYFQKQVEANPQANTPLRSVLAPHALDDAGAMCAAMIKASRAGGIKANLRPSIDNYINYILNKEYRLSDGTLARNRPQPNTLWLDDLFMSIPALAQMGKLTGEARYYDEAVRQIQQFSARMFNKEKGLYMHGWVEGMQVHPEFRWARANGWALLTKVELLDVLPENHPGRPAILQLLRDHVRGLTAYQSGEGFWHQLIDRSDSYLETSATAIYAYAMARAINKGWIDGLAYAPATLLAWNAVSTKVTAGGQVEGVCVGTGMGFDPAFYYYRPINVYAAHGYGPVLLAGAEVINLLKNKAFEINDSSLQLTQKK, from the coding sequence ATGCCAGTTATTTCTCCAAAGTATCGGTTCGGTCAAGCCGCCCCCATCCTGTTGTTAGGTGCTTTTTTGCTAAGCCAATCGGCGAATGCCCAGCAGCCAGCGCCCAAAGCCAACGACTCGACCACGCCGCTTCATCTCCTGAAGCCCGACTATAAAATTCCGTACGGGCAACCCTCTGTAAAAGACGTCACCGCCGTTCTGGACCGCGTGCATCGCTACCTAGACGCAGCTACTCCCGCCCAACTGGTTGACCGTCAAACGTCTCAACCCATTACTGATTTATCGAAATTTAATTCCAATGCCGTTTTTAAACAAGGGGATTTTCGGTTAATTAGCTATGAATGGGGGGTTACTTACGCAGGTATGCTGCTGGCTTCCGAAGCTACCGGCGATCCGCGTTACGCCGCCTATACCAATCAGCGCCTGGCTTTTATTTCCAGCCTGGTGCCTTATTTCCAGAAGCAGGTTGAGGCCAATCCGCAAGCCAACACCCCGCTTCGGTCAGTGCTGGCTCCCCATGCGCTGGATGATGCGGGTGCCATGTGTGCGGCCATGATTAAAGCTTCCCGCGCGGGCGGCATCAAAGCCAATCTGCGCCCTTCCATCGACAATTACATTAATTATATTCTGAACAAAGAGTATCGGCTGTCCGACGGTACGCTGGCCCGCAACCGACCGCAACCCAACACGCTTTGGCTGGACGATTTGTTTATGAGCATTCCGGCGCTGGCGCAGATGGGCAAACTAACCGGCGAAGCACGCTATTACGACGAAGCGGTGCGCCAGATTCAGCAGTTTTCGGCCCGCATGTTCAACAAGGAAAAAGGGCTCTACATGCACGGTTGGGTGGAAGGTATGCAGGTGCATCCGGAATTTCGCTGGGCACGCGCCAATGGCTGGGCCTTGCTCACCAAGGTTGAATTGCTGGATGTATTGCCCGAAAATCACCCCGGTCGTCCGGCCATTCTTCAACTCCTGCGCGACCACGTACGCGGCTTAACGGCCTACCAGTCGGGAGAGGGTTTCTGGCACCAGCTCATCGACCGCTCCGATTCTTACCTGGAAACCTCAGCCACCGCCATTTATGCTTATGCGATGGCCCGGGCCATCAACAAAGGCTGGATTGACGGACTGGCCTACGCCCCGGCCACGCTGCTGGCCTGGAACGCCGTTTCGACCAAAGTGACGGCTGGCGGTCAAGTGGAAGGCGTTTGCGTGGGTACCGGCATGGGCTTTGATCCGGCGTTCTATTACTACCGCCCCATCAATGTGTACGCGGCGCATGGGTACGGTCCGGTGTTATTAGCGGGCGCAGAAGTCATTAACTTGCTGAAAAATAAGGCATTCGAAATCAACGACAGCTCGCTTCAACTGACGCAGAAGAAATAA
- a CDS encoding rhamnogalacturonan acetylesterase yields MHRNILPAVTAAFVSLLSLPISAQTQSYKFDFGPGKVEKGYTQVLPETRYTKELGYGFYGNAKISAVDRAGKQALKRDFCTSDQPFYFTVDVPEGNYEVTVTFGDPAGTSNQTVRAESRRLMLPSVVTQKGEMVQKTFTVNVRYPEISATEKVRLKPRELGYLNWDHQLTLEFNGTEPKISALEIAKNDKAATVFLAGNSTVVDQDREPWAAWGQMIPAFFQSGKVAVANHAESGEALKSFLSEKRLDKILSLMKKGDYLFIEFAHNDQKPGSAHVEPFTTYKEALKTYINGARQKGGIPVLVTSMHRRNFDSTGHIVNTLGDYPEAMRQTAKEEGVALIDLNAMSKVLYEAWGVEPSLKAFVHYPANTFPGQDKEIKDNTHFSTYGAYEIARCIAEGIRKSDLDLAKYLKADIPAFDPAKPDPIENWNWPLSPMMSAIKPDGN; encoded by the coding sequence ATGCATCGAAACATTCTCCCGGCCGTTACCGCCGCTTTTGTCAGCTTGTTATCGCTGCCAATATCCGCGCAGACCCAGTCTTACAAATTTGATTTTGGCCCCGGAAAAGTAGAAAAAGGCTATACACAGGTGCTGCCAGAAACGCGGTATACCAAAGAGCTCGGCTATGGTTTTTACGGCAACGCCAAGATTTCCGCTGTTGATCGAGCTGGTAAACAGGCACTCAAACGGGATTTTTGCACCAGCGACCAGCCCTTTTATTTCACGGTTGATGTGCCCGAAGGGAATTATGAGGTAACCGTTACGTTTGGCGACCCGGCGGGCACGTCCAACCAGACGGTACGGGCCGAGTCGCGCCGGTTGATGCTTCCATCCGTGGTTACCCAAAAAGGGGAAATGGTGCAGAAAACGTTTACAGTCAATGTCCGTTATCCCGAAATCAGCGCCACGGAGAAGGTTCGGTTAAAGCCGCGCGAGTTGGGTTACCTGAACTGGGACCACCAACTGACGCTGGAATTTAACGGCACGGAACCGAAAATTTCGGCCCTAGAAATCGCGAAGAATGACAAAGCGGCAACTGTTTTTCTAGCCGGAAATTCAACCGTGGTCGATCAGGACCGGGAGCCCTGGGCAGCCTGGGGGCAAATGATCCCGGCGTTTTTTCAGTCGGGCAAAGTGGCCGTTGCCAACCACGCGGAATCGGGCGAGGCGCTCAAAAGTTTTTTGTCGGAGAAACGGCTGGACAAAATTTTGAGTCTGATGAAAAAAGGCGATTACCTGTTCATCGAATTTGCGCACAACGATCAGAAGCCCGGTTCCGCCCACGTCGAACCATTCACGACCTACAAAGAAGCATTAAAAACGTACATCAATGGCGCACGTCAGAAAGGCGGCATTCCGGTCCTGGTAACGTCCATGCACCGTCGGAATTTTGACAGTACGGGTCACATTGTCAACACGCTCGGCGACTACCCCGAAGCCATGCGCCAGACGGCCAAAGAAGAAGGCGTTGCGCTCATTGACCTCAATGCCATGAGCAAGGTGTTGTACGAAGCCTGGGGCGTCGAGCCGTCGCTTAAGGCTTTTGTGCATTATCCCGCCAACACATTTCCCGGTCAGGATAAAGAAATCAAGGACAACACCCATTTTAGTACCTACGGCGCTTACGAGATCGCGCGTTGCATTGCCGAAGGCATCCGAAAAAGTGATCTGGACCTGGCGAAGTACCTGAAGGCCGATATTCCGGCCTTCGACCCGGCCAAACCCGACCCTATCGAAAACTGGAATTGGCCCCTGAGTCCGATGATGTCAGCCATCAAGCCGGATGGAAACTGA
- a CDS encoding rhamnogalacturonan acetylesterase, which translates to MKNKLLFSFLVLFSFCVFAAIQQQRPTLYIIGDSTVRNGSGKGSDGLWGWGSLVGAHFDTTRIHLENHAIGGRSSRTFLTEGRWDKIMASLKPGDFVMMQFGHNDGGAINDTSRARGSIKGIGDETDEIDNLLTKKHEIVHSYGWYMKKYINDTKSKGATAIVCSLVPRNVWKEGKVQRASSDYGKWASEVARSEKAFFIDLNEIIAKKYEADYSEAKLKSEFFPGDHTHTNYAGAKFNAQAVVEGLKDLKKCPLTKYLKKK; encoded by the coding sequence ATGAAAAATAAACTACTCTTCAGCTTTCTTGTCCTCTTCAGCTTTTGTGTTTTCGCCGCCATTCAGCAGCAACGTCCGACGCTTTACATCATCGGTGACTCAACCGTTCGGAATGGCTCCGGTAAAGGTTCCGACGGCTTGTGGGGCTGGGGCAGCCTCGTGGGTGCGCATTTTGACACGACCCGTATTCATCTGGAAAACCACGCCATCGGTGGTCGAAGCAGCCGAACCTTCCTGACCGAAGGGCGCTGGGACAAGATTATGGCCAGCCTGAAACCGGGTGATTTTGTGATGATGCAATTTGGACATAACGACGGAGGTGCCATCAACGACACCTCACGCGCCCGAGGCTCCATCAAAGGAATTGGTGACGAAACCGATGAAATTGACAATTTACTGACGAAGAAACATGAGATCGTTCATTCGTACGGCTGGTACATGAAAAAGTACATCAATGATACGAAGAGCAAGGGCGCTACGGCCATCGTTTGTTCGCTCGTTCCGCGCAATGTCTGGAAAGAGGGTAAAGTTCAGCGGGCATCCAGCGATTATGGCAAATGGGCGTCGGAAGTGGCCCGTTCGGAGAAGGCGTTCTTTATTGACCTGAACGAAATTATTGCCAAAAAATACGAGGCCGACTACTCGGAAGCAAAGCTAAAAAGTGAGTTTTTCCCCGGTGATCACACGCACACTAACTACGCTGGTGCCAAATTCAACGCCCAGGCCGTGGTCGAGGGGCTAAAAGATCTAAAAAAATGCCCGCTGACGAAGTACCTCAAGAAAAAGTAG